Below is a window of Vicinamibacteria bacterium DNA.
GCCTTGGCGGCGGATTGGTTCGAGCGGTTCGAGGGCGCGGGGCTCGATGGGGTCATGGCCAAGCGGCACGACGGGGTCTACACACCGGGCAAGCGTACGATGATCAAGGTCAAGCACAAACGGACCGTCGACGTCGTTCTCGCGGGATTCCGCTGGCACAAGAATGCGCACGGCTCGGCGGTGGGCTCGCTTCTGCTCGGCCTTTTCGACGAGAGCGGCAGGCTCCAGCACGTGGGCGTCGCGGCAAGCTTCACCGAAGCGAGACGTCGCGAGCTCTTGGAGGAGCTAGCGCCACTTCGCGAAGGCGCTCTCGACGACCACCCGTGGCGGTCGTGGGCCAATGCCGAGAGAGTTCCGGGCATGCAGAGCCGCTGGAGCCGCGGAAAGACGCTCGAATGGGAGCCGCTCCGGCCGGAGCGCGTGCTCGAGGTCGCTTTCGACCACATGCAGGGCCAGCGCTTTCGTCACACCGCTCACTTCGTGCGCTGGCGTCCGGACAAACCGGCGGCGGAGTGCACCTACGCTCAGCTCGACGTGGCCCCACCCTACGAGCTCGAGCGAATCTTCTCCGGGAAGTCATAGGCTCCGGCGCGCGGCGCTAGACGTCAAGCCTTAAGGACGACGACGTTCTCGAGCTTGGCCGACGTTCCCGCGTCCTATCTCGAACCGCTCCGCCCGATGCGGACCATGAACAAGTCAACTTCCTTCGACGCGGTCATCTGCGATCGCCGTCCGCCTCGCTCGGTCGTACGACACCGGGTCTCCTCGTCGAAATAGATGACACGGATGCCGCCGCCGGGCCAGAAGACTTTGACGTAGCCCGAGCCTCCGCCTTCTCGGTCGGCCAGACTGTAGGGATCTCGAGGCCAGGACCCTGCTAATTGATTAGGACAAACTCCACTAACGTGGATCTGCTGACGTTCACGCCTCAGAGCCCGAGAGAACGGCGAAGCGCCTTATCGACATTCTCGAGGTCCCGCTTCTGGAGCGCGCCCAGCTTCCGGACGATCATCGTGCGCCTGATGGTCCTCAGGATCCCGGTCACCAAAGACGGGAAAAGCAACCCCGCGCTTCTCCACTCCGCGAGTCGGTAATCGCCGAAAAGCCGGCGTTTGACGTTGCTGGTGATGGCCGCCACGACGACCTCTTGCCGAGCTCGTTGGTAGCGGGTCGCGCTGACGAGAACCGCAGGGCGTAGCTTCCTTCCGGACTCGTCGGTAAAGACGAAGCCGACCAGGACCACGTCACCGCGGCTATACTCCTTCATATTCCGCGTCTTTTGGGTTGTCCCAAAGATCCGCTAGCACTGGGTCGGTTCTCGCCGTGAGGCCTAGCCAAACCTTCCCTTCCGTGCCCAGATCCTCTTGCAGGCGCTCCTCGATTGCCGCCAGCACGTACTGACCAACGGTCAGATCGCGCCTTGCCGCCGCCAGTCGCAGCCTGCGGCGTAGCTCGGGTTCCACGTCAACGCTGATACGCGGCCGCTTCGCCGGTGACGCCGGTGGCCGTGGCATCGCTATTCACCTCTATGCTAGCATGGCACAGAGACGCCTTGGTGTCAACGTGACATGGTGACGGCGGGTCCATTCCGGTTCCGATGTCAACGGCCATTGCGCTTCCTGCTCAAAGCGCTGAGCCTTTTCTCTACGAGCTGCGCGCGCTCATGCCGCTCGTTCCCACCTAACGTCTCGCCCATTCGCCTCGACGCCTCGAAGCTCCGGTCAACCTGGTTGGCGGCTCGTGCTCAGCGCGAGCTCGACCAAGGGTCATAATCAGGGTCGGGCGCTTCCTCGGGAGGGCGCTCGTGGGGAGGAACGTGCCGCAGGTTGACGCGGATGCGCGTCCAGGTCGTGTAGCGTCCCCGCATGGCATCGACGAGAACGTCCTCGTCGGTCAAGTAGGAGGCTGCTTCCGGGTGGCGGTCTCGCCACCGCGCCAGCCCGGCGAGCGCCTCTTCTTTCTTGGCTGCTTTGGCCACGGTGACGAGAGGCATCTTCTTTCGTTTGGACGGCTGAACGCGCGGAGGCTCTCCCTGTCGCTTCCGGTAGTGAGGGGGCCAGGGCGCATCGCCGAGCCCCTCCGCTTCGTGACGTGCCGAGAGCTCGAGAAGTGGCTCGAGAGAGCCCACGTCATCATCCATACCCGCCGTCAGATCGCCAAACGTCGCGAAGCGCTCGGGCATCGTCTTCAGCGTGAAATCGCCGAGCTCGCAGGAAGGAACCTCCTCCCAGGTGAGAGGCGCGGAAACTCTCGCATCCGGAGTCGGTCTCACCGAGTAGGCCGAGGCGACCGTCCGATCCTTGGCGTTCTGGTTGTAGTCGACGAAGACTCCGTGACGCTCCTCTTTCCACCATTTGCTGGTGATGAGCTCCGGTGCCCGGCGCTCCGCCTCCCGCGCCAGGGCCAGGGCCGCGCGGCGCACATTGTCGAACTCCCATCGGCGCTCGATCCGTACGTTGACATGGAGGCCTCGCGAGCCCGAGGTTTTGGGCCAGCCGGTGAGGCGATGGTCGGAAAGCACCTCCCGCACGATGATGGCAGCCCGTCGCACCGCGTCCCAGCCGACACCCGGGCCGGGATCGAGGTCCACCCGAAGCTCGTCGGGATGATCTAGATCGTCGGCACGCACCGGATGGGGATTGAGGTCGATCGTGCCGAGATTCACGATCCAGGCGAGCTGGGCCAGCTCGGTCACGACGATCTCGTCGGCGGTGCGCCCCGATGGAAAAGACAGGCGCACCGTCTTCACCCATTCCGGCCTCTTGGCCGGAGCGCGCTTCTGAAAAAAGAAATCCCCCTCGATCCCGTGCACATATCGTTTGAGCACGATGGGCCGGTTGAAGATTCCGCGGAGAGCTCCGTCTCCCACCTCGAGGTAATAGCGCACGAGGTCGAGCTTGGTGATGCCGGCTTCGGGGAAGTAAATCTTTCCCGGGTTCGAAACCTTTACATCACGCCCGGATATCGTAAGATGCTCTGCTGCATCCTTCTTCGTCACGGGAGATGACTATAGACTCCTCGCGGCGCGAGCCCAAAATGGCAGTGGGGGGAGCCGGGTGGCACTCTCTTTCCCTGGAGCCGACTCGCGGATAGACTCCTACCGTGGCGAGCGCGAACGAATCGCTGGTTGCGCTGTTCCGAGAGCTCGTGAAGCTCGCCATTCTGGACGAAGGCTCTCCCAATGCGTTTCGTGTACGGGCGTACGAGAACGCCATGGAGGCGGTTCGATCTCATGTGGGCGACCTGTCGGCCCTCTCGGAAGTCGAGCTCACCCGTATCGATGGCATTGGAAAGAGCACGGCGAAGAAGATCCGCGAGTTCTTCGAGGCGGGGAGAATCTCGAAGCTCGAAGAGCTCCGCAAGAAATATCCCCCGGAGCTCGTCGAGCTGAGCCGGATTCCCGGGCTCGGGCCCAAGACGTTACTTCGCCTGAGACGCGAGCTGGGGGTGCAGAATCTGGCGGATCTGCGAGCCGCGCTCGAAGCCAAGAAGATCCGGGAGCTGACCGGCTTCGGCGCGAAGATGGAGGAGAAGCTTCTCCATGCCATGGAGCGCATGGGGCAGTCGGGAAAGGAGAAACGCACCCCGATTGCCGAGGCCCTCCCCGTGGCACGCCAGCTCACCGAAGAGCTCGAGAAGTTGCCCGAGGTCGAGCGCGCTCAGTTCTGTGGCAGCCTGCGAAGGTTCCGCGAGACGGTTGCCGACGTGGACATCGTCGTGGCCTCGACGAAGCCGGCTTCGGTGATGGAGAAGTTCGTGAATTTTTCCGGAGTGCGAGAGGTCATTGGAAGTGGGGAGACGAAGAGCTCGGTTTTGACTTCCTCGGGTCTCCAGGTGGACCTGCGCATCGTGGAGCCGCACCAGTTCGGGGCGGCTTGTCAGTACTTCACCGGCTCCAAAGCCCACAACATCAAGCTCAGACAGCTCGCCCTCGAGCGCGGCTGGCTTCTGAACGAGTACGGTCTCAGCGACGTGGAAACGGGGAAGGTCATCGCCTCGAAGTCGGAAGAAGATATCTACGATGCGCTCGGCCTCGCCCCAATTCCTCCTCCCCTGCGCGAGGACCGGGGAGAGATCGAGCGGGCGGCCGAGAGCAACTTGCCGCCTCCGCTTACTCCGAAGGATCTTCGAGGCGACCTTCACGTTCATACTTCTCTTTCCGGTGACGGCCGGAGCTCTCTCGAGGACATCGTGGCGCGAGCGTCGGAGAGGGGATACGCCTATCTCGCCATCACCGACCATGCCGAGAACCTCGTTATGAACGGCGTCAGCCGAGAGCAGCTCGTGGAACAGCGCAAGCAAATCGATTCGCTGCAGAAACGCTATCCCAAGATGACGCTCCTGCAAGGCGCCGAGCTGAACATTGGACCCGACGGCGGCCTCGACTACGACGCTCCGTTCCGGCGCGGACTCGACTGGTGCATCGCCGGGGTCCATTCCCATTTCGAGCTCGATGAAGCGAAGCAGACCCGTCGGGTGATCGCCGCCATGGAGGATCCGACGGTCGATGCCATCGCGCACCTGAGCGGCCGCATGATCGGGAAGCGTCCCGGGATCGAGCTCGACGTCGACGCCGTGCTGAAGAAGGCGGCGGAGACGAAAACGGCGATCGAGATCAACGCGTCGCTGGCGCGGCTCGACGCGTCGGCCGAGGTTCTCTATCGTGCGCGCGAGCTGGACGTCGCGTTCGTCGTCAGCACCGACTCGCACCACACGCGGGAGTTTGCTCGAATGGAGTGGGGCGCGTTGCAGGCA
It encodes the following:
- a CDS encoding ATP-dependent DNA ligase, with the protein product ETLPEGEGWLYEPKWDGFRVLLFRDGTEWLLQSRDLKPLNRYFPELDSPVHTELPARVILDGELVIVGEAGLEFETLQLRIHPAASRVKKLSEQYPASLVLWDLLGEGDEDLSAKPFVERRIRLENVLSGARPPIHMTPLTPDRALAADWFERFEGAGLDGVMAKRHDGVYTPGKRTMIKVKHKRTVDVVLAGFRWHKNAHGSAVGSLLLGLFDESGRLQHVGVAASFTEARRRELLEELAPLREGALDDHPWRSWANAERVPGMQSRWSRGKTLEWEPLRPERVLEVAFDHMQGQRFRHTAHFVRWRPDKPAAECTYAQLDVAPPYELERIFSGKS
- a CDS encoding type II toxin-antitoxin system PemK/MazF family toxin, with protein sequence MKEYSRGDVVLVGFVFTDESGRKLRPAVLVSATRYQRARQEVVVAAITSNVKRRLFGDYRLAEWRSAGLLFPSLVTGILRTIRRTMIVRKLGALQKRDLENVDKALRRSLGL
- the ligD gene encoding non-homologous end-joining DNA ligase → MTKKDAAEHLTISGRDVKVSNPGKIYFPEAGITKLDLVRYYLEVGDGALRGIFNRPIVLKRYVHGIEGDFFFQKRAPAKRPEWVKTVRLSFPSGRTADEIVVTELAQLAWIVNLGTIDLNPHPVRADDLDHPDELRVDLDPGPGVGWDAVRRAAIIVREVLSDHRLTGWPKTSGSRGLHVNVRIERRWEFDNVRRAALALAREAERRAPELITSKWWKEERHGVFVDYNQNAKDRTVASAYSVRPTPDARVSAPLTWEEVPSCELGDFTLKTMPERFATFGDLTAGMDDDVGSLEPLLELSARHEAEGLGDAPWPPHYRKRQGEPPRVQPSKRKKMPLVTVAKAAKKEEALAGLARWRDRHPEAASYLTDEDVLVDAMRGRYTTWTRIRVNLRHVPPHERPPEEAPDPDYDPWSSSR
- the polX gene encoding DNA polymerase/3'-5' exonuclease PolX, yielding MASANESLVALFRELVKLAILDEGSPNAFRVRAYENAMEAVRSHVGDLSALSEVELTRIDGIGKSTAKKIREFFEAGRISKLEELRKKYPPELVELSRIPGLGPKTLLRLRRELGVQNLADLRAALEAKKIRELTGFGAKMEEKLLHAMERMGQSGKEKRTPIAEALPVARQLTEELEKLPEVERAQFCGSLRRFRETVADVDIVVASTKPASVMEKFVNFSGVREVIGSGETKSSVLTSSGLQVDLRIVEPHQFGAACQYFTGSKAHNIKLRQLALERGWLLNEYGLSDVETGKVIASKSEEDIYDALGLAPIPPPLREDRGEIERAAESNLPPPLTPKDLRGDLHVHTSLSGDGRSSLEDIVARASERGYAYLAITDHAENLVMNGVSREQLVEQRKQIDSLQKRYPKMTLLQGAELNIGPDGGLDYDAPFRRGLDWCIAGVHSHFELDEAKQTRRVIAAMEDPTVDAIAHLSGRMIGKRPGIELDVDAVLKKAAETKTAIEINASLARLDASAEVLYRARELDVAFVVSTDSHHTREFARMEWGALQATRGWVDRSRIVNTWPRQRFLKWVASHRG